A segment of the Candidatus Obscuribacterales bacterium genome:
GTTCTGCTCGTCGGGCGATTGGCAGGTCAACGTCAGAGGCGATCGCCCCTGGATAGCTTGACCCAACCCTGAGTTGGATGACGTTATGGGTCGAAAGTTCCATAGACGGTGCGGCTTCGTCTAGCGCCCTACGACGGGCAAGTCAACGCAGGAGGCGATCGCCCCCTCACAGTTTCCTCCCAGCGCTTGCCTACAGTCGTGCTGAGCTGGATCGAACCGGCGATCAGTCTTCAGACCAATCTTCCCGTCCCAGTAAATCAATAATGCGATCGCGCAGCAGATAGTCGTTATCTTCTAATTCGCACTCGATACAGACCCATTCGCGGTTGGGAAAATAGCGACAGAGAGTATAGATCGGCTGATGGCGATCAATGGTTTTGGCATCGGTTAAATGACGCACTTCATCTCGAATGGCATCAATGGAATAGTGGGTGGCTTGCAGCATGTCAATCGCTCCTCGACTGTAGATGGGTGGGATGCAACTGGACGCATTAGAGAGGCGTGACCCTACGGAACGAGTGCAGGGTGAAAGGGTGAGTAGTAGACGGGCTCTCTATCCAAGCGATCGCTCTGGAAAGCTATTGTCCATCGGTTGAGTCTAGAC
Coding sequences within it:
- a CDS encoding DUF4327 family protein, producing the protein MLQATHYSIDAIRDEVRHLTDAKTIDRHQPIYTLCRYFPNREWVCIECELEDNDYLLRDRIIDLLGREDWSED